Proteins co-encoded in one Gehongia tenuis genomic window:
- a CDS encoding DMT family transporter, with translation MGILGLSGKKQGILLMILSALSFSAMQIVVSLSGGRIPVLEQVFFRNIVGVVVSFILITKRKGSYFGTKKDQPMLFSRSFFGFLGIITLFYAVNHAHQADVTILSKMSPFLITIFAAIFLKEKISKMQIPAMILAFIGAFLVANPTFNSNYFPLIIAFCTSITAGICYTLLAYMKGKVDPQTILFHLFVFCSVASIPFMIGNFVVPTWTELIYLILIGVFGWLGQITITLAYQKAPAAEVSVYNYTGIIFSMILGYVILGENVSAASCMGGGLVIAASVLIYWYNNRLKGRNEEPVDPGKVEDTFV, from the coding sequence GTGGGAATATTGGGGCTTTCCGGTAAGAAACAGGGAATTCTGCTCATGATTCTGTCGGCCCTGTCCTTTTCGGCGATGCAGATTGTGGTCTCCCTATCCGGCGGCCGCATTCCGGTACTGGAGCAGGTATTTTTCCGCAATATTGTGGGAGTCGTGGTGTCCTTCATCCTGATCACCAAGCGGAAGGGCTCCTATTTTGGGACGAAAAAGGATCAGCCCATGCTCTTCAGCCGCTCCTTCTTCGGCTTTCTTGGCATCATCACCCTGTTTTATGCGGTCAATCATGCCCATCAGGCGGATGTGACCATTCTAAGCAAGATGTCGCCTTTCCTCATCACCATCTTTGCGGCCATCTTCCTCAAGGAAAAAATTTCAAAGATGCAGATTCCGGCCATGATTCTTGCCTTCATTGGCGCCTTTTTGGTGGCCAATCCCACCTTCAATTCCAACTATTTTCCCCTTATCATAGCCTTTTGCACCTCCATCACCGCCGGCATCTGCTACACGCTTCTGGCCTATATGAAGGGCAAAGTGGATCCTCAGACCATCTTGTTTCACCTTTTTGTGTTCTGCTCGGTGGCTTCCATTCCGTTTATGATCGGAAATTTTGTGGTGCCCACCTGGACGGAGCTCATCTATTTGATCCTCATCGGCGTATTCGGGTGGCTGGGCCAGATCACCATCACCCTGGCCTACCAGAAGGCGCCGGCGGCGGAGGTGAGCGTCTACAACTACACGGGCATCATCTTTTCCATGATCCTGGGCTATGTGATCCTGGGCGAGAACGTGTCCGCCGCCTCCTGCATGGGCGGCGGGCTGGTGATCGCGGCCTCCGTTTTGATCTATTGGTACAACAACCGTTTGAAGGGCAGGAACGAGGAGCCGGTGGATCCCGGCAAGGTGGAGGACACCTTCGTATAA
- a CDS encoding vitamin B12-dependent ribonucleotide reductase encodes MKFSENAIKVLERRYLSKDEEGNLIETVEGLFRRVANHIAEADKHYDSNSDTKALAEEFFEMMTNLEFMPNSPTLMNAGKPLGQLSACFVLPVPDSMDGIFDAVKNAALIHKSGGGTGFSFSRIRPAGSSVRSTGGVASGPISFMKVFNAATEAVKQGGTRRGANMGILRVDHPNITEFIQCKKDSAEITNFNISVGITEKFMEAVKADTYYDLIDPKTKEVVGQKRAKEVYDLIVDMAWNNGEPGIVFLDRLNRDNVVPSQGEIESTNPCGEQPLLPYESCNLGSINLNAVLDEEEGKFVINYAKLARIVDSAVHFLDNVIDMNKYPLEEIEKTTKSTRKIGLGVMGFADLLFKLGIPYNSEEAIAVAGKIMEFIETRGREASRELAKTRGPFPLFGESIFKDEEPIRNATVTTIAPTGTISIICGASGGVEPLFAISFIRNVMDNDELLEVHDYFRKVAEERGFYSDELMREIAQKGSLAHVEGVPEDVKRVFVTAHDISPEYHIRMQAAFQEFTDNAVSKTVNFPNSATREDVSDVYRLAYELGCKGVTIYRDGSRDLQVLNVGKVKGKEEEGPAAPAAITPRPRPEVTMGITEKVRIGCGNLYITVNYDEKGICEVFTNLGRAGGCPSQSEATSRLVSMALRSGMDVTTLIEQLKGIRCHSTLRQKGLKVLSCPDAIGKVLEKVMKMQHMQAETAAKNLDIGSKEFVDKHGCLDNCSLCSQKDTCPAAKEAGDCPECGSKLEHEGGCVVCRSCGYSKCG; translated from the coding sequence ATGAAGTTTTCGGAGAATGCCATCAAGGTGCTGGAAAGGCGCTATCTCTCCAAGGATGAAGAGGGAAATTTAATAGAGACTGTGGAGGGCCTGTTCCGCAGGGTGGCGAACCACATTGCAGAGGCGGATAAGCATTATGATTCAAACAGTGACACAAAGGCGCTGGCGGAAGAGTTCTTTGAAATGATGACCAATCTTGAATTTATGCCCAATTCGCCCACCCTTATGAATGCGGGCAAGCCTTTGGGCCAACTTTCGGCCTGTTTTGTGCTGCCGGTGCCGGACAGCATGGACGGCATCTTTGACGCGGTGAAAAATGCTGCACTCATTCATAAGAGCGGCGGCGGCACGGGCTTCAGTTTCAGCAGAATCCGTCCTGCGGGCAGCTCGGTCCGTTCCACCGGCGGCGTGGCCAGCGGCCCCATCAGCTTTATGAAAGTTTTCAATGCCGCTACGGAAGCCGTCAAGCAGGGCGGCACCCGCCGGGGCGCCAACATGGGCATTCTTCGCGTGGACCATCCCAATATCACCGAGTTTATTCAGTGCAAGAAAGACAGTGCGGAGATCACCAACTTCAATATCAGTGTGGGCATCACCGAGAAATTCATGGAGGCGGTGAAAGCCGACACCTACTATGATCTCATCGACCCCAAGACCAAGGAAGTGGTGGGCCAGAAACGGGCGAAGGAGGTCTATGACCTTATCGTGGATATGGCCTGGAACAACGGCGAGCCGGGCATCGTGTTCCTGGACCGCCTCAACCGGGACAACGTGGTCCCAAGCCAGGGCGAGATCGAGAGCACCAATCCCTGCGGCGAACAGCCCTTGCTGCCCTATGAGAGCTGCAATCTCGGGTCTATCAACCTCAATGCCGTCCTGGATGAGGAGGAGGGCAAATTTGTCATCAACTATGCCAAGCTGGCCCGCATCGTGGACAGTGCGGTGCATTTTTTGGACAACGTCATCGATATGAATAAATATCCGCTGGAGGAGATCGAAAAAACCACCAAGAGCACGCGCAAGATCGGCCTTGGCGTGATGGGTTTTGCCGATCTGCTTTTCAAGCTGGGCATTCCCTACAACTCCGAGGAGGCCATCGCGGTTGCAGGCAAGATCATGGAATTCATCGAAACCCGGGGCAGGGAAGCCTCCCGGGAACTGGCAAAAACCCGCGGCCCCTTTCCGCTGTTTGGCGAGAGCATCTTTAAGGACGAGGAGCCCATCCGAAACGCCACCGTCACCACCATCGCGCCCACCGGAACCATCTCCATCATCTGCGGCGCGTCCGGCGGCGTGGAGCCTCTTTTTGCCATCTCCTTTATTCGAAACGTCATGGACAACGATGAACTTTTGGAAGTGCACGACTACTTCAGGAAGGTGGCGGAGGAGCGCGGCTTCTACAGCGATGAACTCATGCGGGAGATCGCTCAAAAGGGCTCCCTGGCCCATGTGGAGGGCGTACCCGAGGATGTGAAGCGGGTGTTTGTGACCGCCCATGATATCAGCCCCGAATACCATATCCGCATGCAGGCGGCTTTCCAGGAATTCACGGACAATGCCGTTTCGAAGACGGTAAACTTCCCCAACAGCGCCACAAGGGAGGATGTGAGCGACGTCTACCGCCTCGCCTATGAACTGGGATGCAAGGGTGTGACCATCTATCGGGATGGCAGCCGCGATCTGCAGGTTCTGAATGTGGGCAAGGTGAAGGGCAAGGAAGAAGAAGGCCCTGCGGCGCCCGCGGCCATCACGCCCCGGCCGAGGCCGGAGGTGACCATGGGCATCACTGAAAAGGTGCGCATCGGCTGCGGCAATCTCTACATCACCGTCAATTACGATGAAAAAGGCATCTGCGAGGTGTTTACCAATCTGGGCCGCGCCGGCGGCTGTCCCAGCCAGTCCGAGGCCACCAGCAGGCTTGTTTCCATGGCTCTGCGCTCCGGCATGGACGTGACCACGCTCATTGAGCAGCTGAAGGGCATCCGCTGTCATTCCACGCTGCGCCAGAAGGGCCTTAAGGTGCTCTCCTGCCCCGATGCTATTGGCAAGGTGCTGGAGAAGGTCATGAAGATGCAGCACATGCAGGCCGAAACCGCCGCCAAGAACCTGGATATTGGAAGCAAGGAGTTTGTGGATAAGCATGGGTGCCTGGATAACTGCTCCCTGTGCTCCCAGAAGGACACCTGTCCGGCGGCGAAGGAGGCGGGGGACTGCCCGGAGTGCGGCTCCAAGCTGGAGCATGAGGGCGGCTGCGTGGTGTGCCGCTCCTGCGGATATTCCAAGTGCGGCTAA
- a CDS encoding GNAT family N-acetyltransferase: MAYDLSKYYWQDGRVRLRALRETDWSDFYQQLMDEEHTFFFDSIVEPPHSEESAKTRWLAYMAESRKQGRLNFAIENLEGEKAGTVSLAGIDEKNGLFTMSVSVLPAFRGRGCAYSAMNILLDYAFNERRLHKFESACVEGNTVSQRLHEKLGCRLEGRFRQRIFHQGRFWNELRYGLLSEEYHSRREL; the protein is encoded by the coding sequence ATGGCTTACGATCTCAGTAAATATTATTGGCAGGACGGCCGGGTTCGGCTCCGCGCCCTCCGGGAGACGGACTGGTCGGATTTTTATCAGCAGCTTATGGACGAGGAGCACACTTTCTTCTTTGACAGCATCGTGGAGCCGCCCCATAGCGAGGAATCGGCCAAAACCCGCTGGCTGGCCTACATGGCGGAAAGCCGCAAGCAGGGCCGCCTCAACTTTGCCATCGAGAATCTCGAAGGTGAAAAAGCGGGCACCGTGAGCCTTGCGGGCATTGACGAAAAGAACGGCCTTTTCACCATGTCCGTATCGGTGCTTCCCGCCTTTCGGGGAAGGGGCTGCGCCTACAGTGCCATGAATATTTTGCTCGATTACGCCTTCAATGAAAGGCGGCTTCACAAATTTGAAAGCGCCTGTGTGGAAGGCAACACCGTCTCGCAAAGGCTTCATGAAAAGCTGGGCTGCCGATTGGAGGGCCGTTTTCGCCAACGCATCTTTCACCAGGGCCGGTTCTGGAATGAACTGCGTTACGGCCTTCTGTCGGAGGAATACCACAGCCGCCGGGAGCTTTAA
- the fusA gene encoding elongation factor G: MKAYKTEEIRNIGIVGHSGKGKTTLAEAMLFESGAIDRMGKVEDGSTVSDYDPEETKRGISISASVMAVEHRDCKINVIDVPGYFDFEGELAEAMTVMDGAVLVISGASGVAVGFEKAWERCEAAQLPRMIFVNKLDKENASFDKTVAALQERYGTAIVPLQLPIKEDGKLTGYVDVISGKAMLFDGKKEKEAPVPEDMQGALEAALEVATEAAAEGDDELIEKFFAGEALTLEEIVRGLRERLNEGKIVPVLGGVANQNLGVLALMNAVVTLMPNPAERPEMEAEDVSKHERIKVKMDSDGHLCARVFKTVADPYVGKLSLFKVMSGTVRSDAPMYNVNAEKTGKMSGLYILQGKKQIPTDAIASGDIGAIAKLQVTNTGDTLSTVNHPRLFDPIVFPEPALSMAVTVTKQGDEDKAFSGLHRLEEEDPTIRVAKGDGGETLLSGLGEMHLEIIVKKLANKFGAQVKLSDPRIPYKETIRKKVKAEGRHKKQTGGHGQFGHVWIEFEPILDGSAEFEFVDKVVGGVVPRQYIPAVEKGLRECIVKGVLAGFPVVNIRCTLYDGSFHPVDSSEMAFKVAAALAFKKGCQEANPALLEPIYHVEITVPDEYMGDIIGDMNRRRGRIMGMNPIGKLQQIVAEVPEAEMFKYATDLRSMTQARGSFTMSFERYEEVPAQMAQKIIEAHQKEEE, translated from the coding sequence TTGAAAGCGTATAAGACCGAGGAGATACGAAACATTGGCATTGTAGGCCACAGTGGCAAGGGTAAGACGACCCTGGCCGAGGCGATGCTCTTTGAGAGCGGTGCGATTGACCGCATGGGCAAGGTCGAAGACGGTTCGACCGTATCGGATTATGATCCCGAGGAGACGAAGCGCGGGATTTCCATCAGCGCCTCCGTCATGGCGGTGGAGCATAGGGATTGCAAGATCAATGTGATCGATGTCCCGGGATATTTTGATTTCGAGGGTGAATTGGCGGAGGCCATGACCGTGATGGACGGCGCGGTGCTGGTAATCAGCGGCGCTTCCGGTGTAGCGGTGGGTTTTGAAAAAGCATGGGAGCGTTGTGAAGCGGCCCAGCTGCCCCGTATGATTTTTGTCAATAAGCTGGACAAGGAGAATGCCAGTTTCGATAAGACGGTTGCGGCGCTGCAGGAACGTTACGGAACGGCCATCGTGCCTTTGCAGCTGCCTATCAAGGAGGACGGCAAGCTTACGGGCTACGTGGATGTTATCTCCGGCAAGGCGATGCTCTTTGACGGCAAGAAGGAAAAGGAAGCGCCGGTGCCCGAGGATATGCAGGGCGCGCTGGAAGCGGCCCTTGAAGTGGCCACGGAAGCGGCGGCAGAAGGCGATGACGAGCTCATTGAAAAGTTCTTCGCCGGCGAGGCGCTGACCCTGGAGGAGATCGTGCGCGGTCTCAGGGAACGGCTGAATGAAGGCAAGATTGTGCCGGTGCTGGGCGGTGTCGCCAACCAGAATCTGGGCGTTTTGGCTTTGATGAATGCCGTTGTGACGCTCATGCCCAATCCTGCCGAACGGCCGGAGATGGAAGCGGAGGATGTGAGCAAGCACGAGCGCATCAAGGTGAAGATGGATTCGGACGGACATCTCTGCGCCCGGGTCTTTAAAACGGTGGCCGACCCCTATGTGGGCAAGCTCTCCCTGTTTAAGGTGATGAGCGGCACGGTCCGCTCCGATGCGCCGATGTACAATGTCAATGCCGAAAAGACCGGCAAGATGAGCGGCCTATATATTCTGCAGGGCAAAAAGCAGATTCCCACCGACGCCATCGCCTCCGGTGATATCGGCGCTATTGCCAAGCTGCAGGTGACCAATACTGGGGACACCCTGTCCACGGTGAATCATCCCCGTTTGTTCGACCCCATTGTCTTCCCCGAACCGGCCCTTTCCATGGCGGTGACGGTGACCAAGCAGGGCGATGAGGACAAAGCGTTTTCCGGGCTCCATCGCCTGGAGGAGGAGGATCCCACCATCCGGGTGGCCAAGGGCGACGGCGGCGAGACTCTGCTCAGCGGTCTTGGCGAGATGCATCTTGAGATTATCGTGAAAAAGCTGGCCAACAAGTTTGGCGCTCAGGTCAAGCTCAGCGATCCCAGGATCCCCTACAAGGAGACCATCCGCAAGAAGGTGAAGGCGGAGGGCCGCCACAAGAAGCAGACCGGCGGCCATGGCCAGTTCGGCCACGTGTGGATCGAGTTTGAACCCATTCTGGACGGCAGTGCTGAATTTGAGTTCGTGGATAAGGTCGTGGGCGGCGTGGTGCCCCGCCAGTACATTCCGGCGGTGGAAAAGGGTCTTCGGGAGTGCATCGTGAAGGGTGTTCTTGCGGGATTCCCGGTGGTCAACATCCGCTGCACCCTGTACGACGGTTCCTTCCACCCGGTGGATTCCTCGGAAATGGCCTTCAAGGTGGCCGCGGCGCTTGCCTTCAAGAAGGGATGCCAGGAAGCGAATCCCGCGCTCCTTGAGCCCATCTATCACGTGGAGATCACCGTGCCTGACGAGTACATGGGTGACATCATCGGGGATATGAACCGGCGCAGGGGCCGCATCATGGGCATGAACCCCATCGGCAAGCTTCAGCAGATCGTGGCTGAAGTGCCCGAAGCGGAGATGTTCAAGTACGCTACGGATCTTCGTTCCATGACCCAGGCCAGGGGCTCCTTCACGATGAGCTTTGAGCGCTACGAGGAAGTGCCCGCCCAGATGGCCCAGAAGATCATTGAAGCCCATCAGAAGGAAGAAGAGTAA
- a CDS encoding 1-phosphofructokinase family hexose kinase translates to MVTTVCLNPSIDRTLLVDRLIEGGVNRVRRTVMTPSGKGINVAVALQRLGVESTCVGFLHRENCMVFDNRLAREGVHNGMVYLPGTVRTNYKIWNNLHQTMTQINEAGSPWTRMAEDAFWQSFNASLENSEVVVMSGSLPVECPKDFYGQLIRRTKEMGKKAILDAEGFALIRGIEAAPYMVKPDETELAAYMGRKMDSKDKIIQAAETILEKGVTVVVVTMGSKGAYCFTREERYFVPALKVIVRATVGAGDSFAAGMAKGLAEGADLQTQLRYGVAAAASSLLAEGTALLKRKDFESLAERVTIQAM, encoded by the coding sequence ATGGTTACAACGGTTTGTCTCAATCCAAGCATTGATCGGACTCTGCTGGTGGACCGCCTGATCGAGGGCGGCGTGAATCGCGTGCGCCGTACGGTGATGACGCCCAGCGGCAAGGGCATCAACGTGGCCGTTGCGCTGCAGCGCCTCGGCGTTGAATCAACCTGTGTGGGCTTCCTGCATCGGGAAAACTGCATGGTTTTTGACAACCGCCTGGCCAGGGAAGGCGTCCACAACGGCATGGTTTATCTGCCGGGCACGGTGCGGACCAACTATAAAATCTGGAACAACCTGCATCAAACCATGACCCAGATCAATGAGGCGGGTTCGCCTTGGACTCGGATGGCGGAGGACGCTTTTTGGCAAAGCTTCAACGCCAGTCTGGAAAATTCCGAGGTTGTGGTGATGTCGGGCAGTCTGCCGGTGGAATGCCCCAAGGATTTCTACGGCCAGCTTATCCGCCGCACCAAGGAAATGGGCAAGAAAGCCATCCTGGATGCGGAAGGATTCGCACTCATTCGGGGTATCGAAGCCGCGCCTTACATGGTGAAGCCCGATGAGACGGAGCTTGCGGCCTACATGGGCCGGAAGATGGACTCCAAGGACAAGATTATTCAGGCCGCTGAGACCATCCTGGAGAAGGGGGTCACGGTGGTGGTGGTAACGATGGGTTCCAAGGGCGCCTATTGCTTCACCCGGGAGGAACGGTATTTTGTGCCCGCGCTCAAGGTGATCGTACGGGCTACGGTGGGCGCCGGGGATTCCTTTGCGGCGGGCATGGCCAAAGGGCTGGCCGAAGGCGCGGATCTTCAGACACAGCTGCGCTATGGCGTGGCCGCGGCGGCATCCAGCCTCCTGGCCGAAGGCACGGCGCTGCTCAAACGAAAGGATTTTGAGAGCCTGGCTGAACGGGTAACGATCCAGGCAATGTAG
- a CDS encoding homoserine dehydrogenase, with amino-acid sequence MAYVGILGHGTVGSGVVEVLMKNADSIQKRAGERIVVKRVLDLREFPELSYSGLFTKRFEDILEDPEIKVVAEMMGGLKPAYDFVSRAMEAGKHVVTSNKELVSTYGPELTQTAQRMGVRFMFEASVGGGIPIIRPLSQCLSANRVSEIQGILNGTTNYILTRMGNEGLDYHTVLADAQKLGYAEKDPTNDVEGFDSTRKIAILASIAFQKFIDYRQIDTEGITKIQMEDIEGAKAFGMNIKLIGSARMDESGEITARVSPCLVPHSYPLSGIFDVFNGVLVKGDAVGDVMFYGRGAGKLPTASAVVADIIDIVKKSDFKAPILPVETQDIVPDTEAASFFVRSAKPVEEVTAALGECDTAEFEGWTAYITQPMTEKALLQKGEGLALSMPIRVITEE; translated from the coding sequence ATGGCTTATGTGGGTATTTTAGGGCATGGAACGGTGGGTTCCGGCGTGGTGGAAGTGCTGATGAAGAACGCGGACAGCATCCAAAAGCGTGCGGGGGAGCGGATCGTGGTCAAGAGAGTGCTGGACCTCCGCGAATTTCCCGAGCTGTCCTACAGCGGACTTTTCACCAAGCGTTTTGAAGATATATTGGAGGATCCGGAGATCAAGGTGGTGGCGGAGATGATGGGCGGCCTCAAGCCGGCCTATGATTTTGTGAGCCGCGCCATGGAGGCGGGCAAGCATGTGGTCACCTCCAACAAAGAGTTGGTTTCCACCTATGGTCCGGAGCTGACCCAGACCGCTCAGCGCATGGGCGTCCGGTTCATGTTTGAGGCCAGCGTGGGCGGCGGCATCCCCATTATCCGGCCGCTGAGCCAGTGCCTGAGCGCCAACCGGGTCTCGGAGATCCAGGGCATCTTGAACGGAACCACCAACTACATTCTGACCCGCATGGGCAACGAGGGCCTCGATTATCATACCGTGCTGGCCGATGCGCAGAAGCTGGGCTATGCGGAAAAGGATCCCACCAACGATGTGGAAGGTTTTGATTCCACCCGTAAAATTGCAATTCTCGCATCCATCGCCTTCCAGAAATTTATTGACTACCGCCAGATCGATACCGAAGGCATCACCAAGATTCAGATGGAGGATATCGAAGGCGCGAAGGCTTTTGGCATGAACATCAAGCTCATCGGTTCGGCCAGAATGGATGAGAGCGGTGAGATTACGGCGAGGGTGTCCCCCTGCCTGGTGCCCCATAGCTATCCTCTGTCAGGGATTTTCGACGTGTTCAACGGCGTTTTGGTCAAGGGAGACGCTGTGGGCGACGTGATGTTCTACGGCCGGGGCGCGGGCAAGCTGCCCACCGCCAGCGCCGTGGTGGCGGATATCATCGATATCGTGAAGAAGAGCGACTTCAAGGCGCCCATTCTGCCGGTGGAGACGCAGGATATCGTGCCTGATACGGAAGCGGCAAGCTTCTTCGTGCGATCGGCAAAGCCGGTGGAGGAAGTGACGGCGGCTCTTGGCGAATGCGATACGGCTGAGTTTGAAGGCTGGACCGCTTATATCACCCAGCCCATGACCGAGAAAGCGCTGCTCCAAAAGGGCGAGGGTCTTGCGCTGTCCATGCCGATTCGCGTGATCACGGAGGAATAG
- the thrB gene encoding homoserine kinase: protein MIKVFVPATSANMGAGFDCLGMALSLYNTVIVDPREEGLILDFPESDLPLVEEGENNLVYRTMKETYKIVGRPMPGLYLRQINGIPITRGLGSSAACIVAGIIAANALMGQPLKKRDIIELATRMDGHPDNVLPALIGGVTVAAMENERVYYVKQMSVDFVRFAVMIPDFPLPTSMARGILPEEISRKDAVYNISRASLMMASLITGKVENLWAASDDRLHQPYRKKFIPHFDDIVAKAKELGAKGMFLSGAGPTMIAILDKDYQRFQYEMDYYTSTFEDKWEVHILEVCRDGAWWEEVEA, encoded by the coding sequence ATGATCAAGGTTTTTGTTCCGGCCACCAGCGCCAATATGGGCGCGGGGTTTGACTGCCTGGGCATGGCGCTTAGCCTTTACAACACCGTTATTGTGGACCCTCGGGAAGAGGGCCTTATTCTGGACTTTCCTGAATCGGACCTGCCCCTGGTGGAAGAGGGCGAAAACAACCTGGTCTATCGGACCATGAAGGAAACCTATAAAATCGTAGGCCGGCCCATGCCCGGCCTCTATCTTCGTCAGATCAACGGCATTCCCATCACCCGCGGCCTTGGGAGCTCCGCGGCCTGCATCGTGGCCGGCATCATTGCGGCCAATGCGCTGATGGGTCAGCCCCTAAAAAAGCGGGATATTATTGAACTGGCCACCCGCATGGACGGCCATCCGGACAACGTTCTGCCCGCCCTCATCGGAGGCGTGACGGTGGCGGCGATGGAGAATGAACGGGTTTACTATGTGAAGCAGATGTCGGTGGATTTTGTCCGGTTTGCCGTTATGATTCCCGATTTCCCGCTGCCCACCTCCATGGCCCGGGGCATCCTGCCGGAGGAGATTTCCCGAAAGGATGCGGTATACAACATCAGCAGGGCAAGCCTCATGATGGCTTCGCTGATCACCGGCAAGGTGGAGAACCTCTGGGCGGCCTCGGACGACCGGCTGCATCAGCCCTATCGAAAGAAGTTTATTCCCCATTTCGATGATATCGTGGCAAAGGCCAAGGAACTGGGCGCCAAGGGCATGTTTTTAAGCGGCGCCGGCCCCACGATGATCGCCATTCTGGACAAAGATTATCAGCGTTTTCAGTATGAAATGGACTACTATACATCCACCTTTGAGGATAAATGGGAGGTTCATATTCTGGAAGTATGTCGGGACGGCGCATGGTGGGAAGAGGTGGAAGCATGA
- a CDS encoding secondary thiamine-phosphate synthase enzyme YjbQ yields the protein MKSYRRELTFNLPARRGFVNITPQVKAALKESGIQEGLLLCNAMHITASVFINDDEGGLHQDFERWLEKLAPEKPYSAYAHNGYEDNGDAHLKRTVMGREVVVAVSGGRLDFGPWEQIFYGEFDGKRSKRVLVKIIGE from the coding sequence ATGAAAAGCTACCGCAGGGAATTGACCTTCAATCTGCCTGCGCGGCGCGGGTTCGTCAATATTACGCCGCAAGTGAAAGCCGCGCTCAAGGAGAGCGGCATTCAGGAGGGCCTGCTGTTATGCAACGCCATGCACATCACGGCCAGCGTCTTTATCAACGATGACGAGGGCGGGCTGCATCAGGATTTTGAACGCTGGCTGGAGAAGCTGGCGCCGGAAAAGCCGTACAGCGCCTACGCCCACAACGGTTACGAAGACAATGGCGACGCCCATTTAAAGCGCACCGTCATGGGCCGGGAGGTGGTGGTGGCGGTGAGCGGCGGACGGCTGGATTTTGGACCCTGGGAACAGATTTTCTATGGAGAATTTGACGGCAAGCGCTCAAAACGGGTGCTGGTTAAAATTATTGGAGAATAG
- a CDS encoding MBL fold metallo-hydrolase yields MIAFQRLDQHTYIMPGNNVIGAMTGASGRAVIVDTGLDERYGRRILKAAEGAGFTVSAVLYTHSHVDHIGGGGYLMEHARPSFYAFPAEAAAIENSGLEGFYLYAARPIAELSTKFVHAEAVLPVHHLEAGPMAVEDVSFEVVRLPGHCLEHGGFLSEDGYLFSGDALISRKVWQRTGMPYLVDVKESLGTLEVIEEMDVKACVLAHGGVAKDFRALARDNRRAIEELACRVHEALDRPMTKEDAFRKVMGELDARFDLVGYYLLMSTFGAYLRYLRETGRAELHLENHQVLWNRL; encoded by the coding sequence TTGATCGCCTTTCAGCGTTTGGATCAGCATACCTATATCATGCCGGGCAACAATGTCATCGGCGCCATGACCGGAGCTTCCGGTCGGGCTGTGATCGTGGACACGGGCCTGGATGAGCGCTATGGCCGGCGCATCCTGAAGGCGGCGGAGGGCGCGGGGTTCACCGTTTCGGCGGTGCTTTATACCCATTCCCATGTGGATCATATCGGAGGCGGGGGCTATCTCATGGAGCATGCCCGGCCTTCTTTTTATGCTTTTCCCGCGGAAGCCGCAGCCATCGAGAACAGCGGTCTGGAAGGCTTCTACCTCTATGCCGCCAGGCCCATCGCAGAGCTTTCGACGAAGTTTGTTCATGCCGAAGCAGTTTTGCCCGTGCATCATCTTGAGGCCGGCCCCATGGCGGTGGAGGATGTGTCCTTTGAAGTGGTTCGCCTTCCCGGCCACTGTTTGGAGCATGGAGGCTTCCTCAGTGAGGACGGCTATTTGTTTTCCGGGGATGCGCTTATCTCGCGAAAGGTTTGGCAGCGAACGGGCATGCCCTATCTGGTGGATGTGAAGGAGAGCCTGGGGACGCTGGAGGTCATCGAGGAGATGGACGTGAAGGCCTGTGTGCTGGCCCACGGCGGCGTGGCGAAGGATTTTCGGGCCCTGGCCCGAGACAACCGGCGGGCCATTGAGGAGCTTGCCTGCAGGGTCCATGAGGCACTGGACCGCCCCATGACCAAGGAGGACGCCTTCCGGAAGGTGATGGGGGAGCTGGACGCCCGTTTTGATCTTGTGGGCTACTATCTGCTCATGTCCACCTTTGGCGCCTATCTGCGTTACCTTCGGGAGACGGGCCGGGCTGAGCTCCATCTTGAAAATCATCAGGTTCTATGGAACCGGCTGTAA